A genomic segment from Lignipirellula cremea encodes:
- a CDS encoding sulfatase family protein, whose protein sequence is MKTCVGLACLAVAVLIAAVVQADQSRPNVLLILSDDHSVPHVSCYGDPNTTRFGITPHLAAFAKEGMRFDRAYTTAPQCAPSRISIFACQSPVALGVTRFAQPARGDVRFFTDVLRENGYWVGLDGRHQHLDGRISEADHINQALREAGMQNLESRFDHFVRSASTKGANLAKVPGRVAAALDEVPEGKPFFLYFGFNQPHRRFGLEHAGIEPEQLVLPPDWPDLPEVRVDYARYLSELRDLDQGFGSIMQLLRERGLEQNTLVIFMGDNGEALLRGKGTLFDRGTHVPLIIRWPNHVTPGSHSNALVCGTDLGPTILAAAGLKPTEEMTGVDFLPQLRGGKAAGREVVFAERGWHWGPITRTDGLDLSRSITSARYRYLYNALPERSYTPVDMPETEAWQAVKTAHEADRLSPLHERLYFQNPRPLVELYDLQEDPYEMNNLAGKESLRAVETSLRQQLESWMIREQDFLTLPTHALQNEE, encoded by the coding sequence ATGAAAACCTGCGTGGGACTGGCTTGCCTGGCGGTGGCGGTGCTAATCGCAGCGGTCGTTCAGGCGGACCAGTCGCGACCCAACGTGCTGCTGATTCTGTCGGACGACCATAGCGTGCCGCACGTCAGCTGTTATGGAGATCCCAATACGACCAGGTTCGGAATCACTCCCCATCTGGCGGCCTTTGCGAAGGAGGGGATGCGGTTCGATCGGGCTTACACCACGGCTCCGCAATGTGCTCCGTCGCGAATTTCGATCTTCGCCTGTCAGTCGCCTGTGGCGCTGGGGGTGACTCGCTTCGCTCAGCCGGCTCGGGGCGACGTGCGGTTCTTTACTGACGTACTGCGTGAGAACGGCTACTGGGTAGGACTGGACGGCCGGCATCAGCATCTGGACGGACGGATCTCGGAAGCGGACCACATCAACCAGGCGCTGCGCGAAGCAGGTATGCAGAACCTGGAGTCTCGGTTCGATCACTTTGTGCGTTCGGCCAGCACCAAGGGAGCGAATCTCGCCAAGGTTCCCGGACGGGTGGCGGCCGCGCTGGATGAGGTCCCGGAGGGGAAGCCGTTCTTTCTCTACTTTGGCTTCAATCAGCCGCACCGACGCTTTGGGCTCGAGCACGCGGGCATTGAACCGGAGCAGCTGGTGCTGCCGCCGGACTGGCCTGATCTGCCGGAGGTGCGGGTGGATTATGCGCGGTATCTGAGCGAACTTCGTGATCTCGATCAGGGGTTCGGATCCATCATGCAGCTGCTGCGGGAGCGGGGGCTGGAGCAAAACACGCTCGTCATTTTCATGGGCGACAACGGCGAGGCTCTGCTGCGCGGCAAGGGCACGTTGTTCGATCGCGGCACGCATGTGCCGCTGATCATTCGCTGGCCCAATCATGTGACGCCGGGTTCCCACAGCAATGCGCTCGTCTGCGGAACCGATCTGGGGCCGACGATTCTGGCGGCCGCCGGTCTGAAACCGACCGAGGAAATGACGGGCGTCGACTTCCTGCCGCAACTGCGAGGCGGGAAAGCAGCGGGGCGCGAGGTCGTCTTTGCAGAACGCGGCTGGCACTGGGGGCCGATCACCCGCACCGATGGACTGGATCTCTCGCGGTCGATCACCTCAGCACGCTATCGATATCTTTATAATGCATTGCCGGAACGCAGCTATACGCCGGTGGATATGCCGGAGACGGAGGCCTGGCAGGCGGTGAAAACGGCGCACGAGGCGGACCGTTTGTCGCCTTTGCATGAACGTCTTTATTTTCAGAATCCGCGTCCGCTGGTGGAGCTGTACGATCTGCAGGAAGATCCCTACGAAATGAACAACCTGGCCGGAAAAGAATCCTTGCGGGCCGTCGAAACGTCGCTGCGTCAGCAACTGGAGAGCTGGATGATTCGCGAACAGGACTTTCTCACGCTGCCGACCCACGCCCTGCAGAATGAGGAGTGA
- a CDS encoding sulfatase family protein, with amino-acid sequence MVPLGTLRRAACLGLAAIVWLVCAAGVHAQQPAPVKRPNVLLIVADDMNADSPGCFGGTVPGITPHLDRLAAEGMRFEHAHVNVAVCTPSRSVMLTGLYPQHSGVEGFQPIRAGTPTLPSLLSEAGYLCGTIGKPLGQQETFRWSVAYRWQGTGDEDLWGRDPAVYRRFTRSFILMAQTAGQPFFLMANSHDPHRPFAASELEKRRLGKPHYERAEPSRIYRPDEVTTPGFLPDLPEVRQEAAEYATSVRRCDEMVGAVLDELRQSGAEADTIVLFLSDHGMPFPFAKSNCYLHSTRTPLIIRWPERVQPGAVDRTHLISTVDLLPTILEGVGVSPATLGSQLAAATSDGPTRWRPDGRSFLALLEGRPQSDRDQVFTQFNHIHARRPYPMRCVLTKRLAYIFNPWSDGSRIYQAAPLSGLTFRAMAEAAESDESIMRRVEHLRRRSVEELYDLTTDPDCRRNLIEEHDYQTQTDDMRAALRRQLVETGDPVLTAFDQRDSRAALERFMQEYTERAKREIEALSLYENATGYRF; translated from the coding sequence GTGGTCCCCCTGGGAACCTTGCGCCGTGCCGCCTGTCTGGGACTCGCTGCGATCGTCTGGCTGGTTTGTGCTGCCGGCGTCCACGCGCAGCAGCCGGCGCCAGTCAAACGTCCGAATGTGCTGCTGATCGTCGCCGACGATATGAATGCCGACTCGCCAGGGTGTTTCGGCGGGACGGTTCCCGGGATCACGCCCCACCTGGATCGGCTGGCGGCCGAGGGGATGCGGTTTGAGCATGCGCATGTGAACGTCGCCGTATGTACGCCATCCCGTTCGGTGATGCTGACGGGACTCTACCCGCAGCATTCGGGTGTAGAGGGTTTTCAGCCGATCCGCGCCGGCACGCCGACGTTGCCTTCGCTGCTCAGCGAAGCTGGCTATTTGTGCGGGACGATTGGCAAACCGCTGGGGCAGCAGGAGACTTTTCGCTGGTCGGTCGCCTATCGCTGGCAGGGAACGGGGGACGAAGATCTTTGGGGCCGCGATCCGGCCGTTTATCGTCGCTTCACCAGATCCTTTATCCTGATGGCGCAAACGGCCGGACAGCCGTTCTTCCTGATGGCGAATTCCCACGATCCGCATCGCCCGTTCGCCGCCAGCGAACTGGAGAAACGGCGACTCGGAAAACCACACTACGAACGCGCAGAACCTTCTCGGATTTACCGCCCCGACGAAGTGACGACGCCGGGCTTTCTGCCCGATCTGCCAGAGGTGCGTCAGGAGGCGGCCGAGTATGCGACCTCGGTGCGGCGCTGCGATGAGATGGTCGGCGCCGTGCTGGATGAACTGCGCCAGTCAGGTGCGGAAGCGGACACGATCGTGCTGTTTCTTTCCGACCATGGCATGCCGTTTCCGTTTGCCAAGTCCAACTGCTATCTGCATAGCACCCGGACCCCCTTGATCATCCGCTGGCCCGAACGGGTGCAACCAGGCGCTGTCGATCGCACGCATTTGATTTCCACCGTTGATCTGCTGCCGACGATTCTTGAAGGCGTGGGCGTGTCGCCCGCGACCCTGGGCTCGCAACTGGCCGCCGCCACATCCGACGGTCCGACCCGCTGGCGTCCTGACGGCCGTTCCTTCCTGGCGTTGCTCGAAGGTCGTCCGCAGTCTGACCGTGATCAGGTTTTCACGCAGTTCAACCACATTCATGCCCGGCGACCGTATCCCATGCGGTGCGTCCTCACGAAGCGACTGGCGTATATCTTCAATCCCTGGTCCGATGGCAGCCGGATCTACCAGGCGGCTCCGCTGAGCGGACTCACTTTCCGCGCGATGGCAGAGGCGGCCGAGTCCGACGAATCCATTATGCGACGGGTGGAACATCTTCGTCGCCGGTCGGTCGAGGAACTCTACGATCTGACGACCGATCCTGACTGTCGACGGAATCTGATTGAGGAGCACGACTATCAAACGCAGACCGACGACATGCGGGCGGCCCTGCGCCGGCAGTTGGTCGAAACGGGCGATCCGGTATTGACGGCGTTTGACCAGCGTGACTCGCGTGCTGCGCTCGAACGATTTATGCAAGAGTACACGGAGCGCGCAAAACGGGAGATCGAAGCATTGAGCCTTTATGAAAATGCAACCGGCTATCGCTTCTGA
- a CDS encoding tyrosine-type recombinase/integrase encodes MNYAERCKVNGVKLELTAHKARSIWKKKHKGKVYYFHQPLTKSGYEAAVLEWLQVRAKLDAERPNADVWQEHQEMFRRIAEYWEKFGLPSNERKLAKQVAEFVDFLEIGLTLPELELPIPYDYPTEFEDEFVEFDGLGGGHLLFGDHGYWLPDKWTDRIDRLKQKQYLKAPQTIEHWLQAYKTRIDKRTGKHIEPTTARDRHAKLVPFENYADLGALIATVDESFVEDFESHLDESKNRINGNPLGKTSKEGYFKAFAMFARWAAGQKDCEFQQPANLSTNERRFREPDGHGRKREKAKAELWSPLEIDTAMTKCPDRVKLYILLCLNCGFRHIDLAHLRHGDIRIEEKRIVIQRKKLNQEMTAPAVSYLLWDRTVELLEEQRADHPLLALVNRDGNQITPSNLSSWWRRYRCNFGLAGKKLASLRKTGSTIVSQFDRGLDTVYLGECLSNTAKIHYSFDDGEPCDQLDKAIQELGSRFGFCEPPAKTVTLTSEVMEKLKLAGIDVAELG; translated from the coding sequence ATGAACTACGCCGAACGCTGCAAAGTAAATGGGGTCAAGCTCGAATTGACCGCCCACAAAGCTCGCAGTATCTGGAAGAAAAAGCACAAGGGAAAGGTTTACTACTTTCACCAGCCGCTCACGAAGTCCGGGTATGAAGCCGCAGTTCTTGAATGGTTGCAGGTTCGAGCGAAACTTGACGCTGAGCGGCCTAACGCTGACGTTTGGCAGGAACATCAAGAAATGTTCAGACGGATCGCAGAATACTGGGAGAAGTTCGGACTACCATCCAATGAACGGAAATTGGCGAAGCAAGTCGCTGAGTTTGTGGACTTTCTTGAGATCGGGTTGACTCTTCCCGAACTCGAACTTCCGATCCCCTACGACTACCCAACGGAATTTGAAGACGAATTCGTTGAATTTGACGGACTCGGCGGGGGGCATCTGCTCTTCGGAGATCACGGTTATTGGCTCCCCGATAAGTGGACCGACCGCATCGACCGGTTGAAACAAAAACAGTACCTCAAAGCCCCCCAGACCATTGAGCACTGGTTGCAGGCCTATAAGACTCGGATCGACAAACGAACCGGAAAACATATTGAACCGACCACGGCGAGGGATCGCCACGCCAAGCTGGTGCCGTTCGAAAATTACGCCGATTTGGGTGCTCTAATTGCCACGGTTGACGAGTCGTTCGTTGAAGATTTCGAATCACATCTGGACGAATCGAAGAATCGCATCAATGGCAATCCGCTTGGCAAAACCAGTAAAGAAGGCTATTTCAAGGCGTTCGCCATGTTCGCTCGATGGGCCGCTGGGCAGAAGGATTGCGAATTCCAACAGCCGGCCAACCTATCGACAAACGAACGTCGGTTCAGAGAGCCGGACGGTCATGGGCGAAAGCGAGAAAAAGCGAAAGCCGAACTGTGGTCGCCCCTTGAAATAGATACAGCGATGACGAAGTGCCCTGACAGAGTCAAACTGTATATTCTGCTTTGCCTGAATTGCGGATTCCGTCACATCGATCTCGCTCATCTTCGCCATGGCGATATCCGCATCGAAGAGAAACGCATCGTAATTCAACGCAAGAAATTGAATCAGGAAATGACGGCACCCGCAGTAAGCTATTTGCTTTGGGATCGCACCGTTGAATTGCTTGAAGAGCAACGAGCCGATCACCCACTTCTTGCACTCGTGAACCGAGACGGCAACCAGATTACACCAAGCAATCTTTCAAGCTGGTGGAGGCGGTATCGCTGCAACTTTGGTTTGGCGGGCAAGAAGCTAGCATCGCTACGAAAAACCGGCAGCACGATTGTGTCTCAGTTCGATAGGGGCTTGGATACCGTTTATCTCGGCGAATGCTTATCGAACACAGCCAAAATCCACTACAGTTTCGATGACGGTGAACCATGCGACCAACTGGATAAGGCCATTCAAGAGTTAGGCTCACGTTTTGGATTTTGCGAGCCGCCAGCGAAAACGGTCACATTAACCAGCGAAGTGATGGAGAAACTGAAACTAGCTGGCATCGACGTTGCGGAGTTGGGCTAA
- a CDS encoding MGH1-like glycoside hydrolase domain-containing protein: MPETELNRLEAESRREPGANWKRWGPYLADRQWGTVREDYSIEGDPWNHFTHHESRWRAYRWGEDGLLGITDRQCRLCFGLAMWNGVDPILKERLFGLSGPEGNHGEDVKEAYYYLDATPTHSYLKALYKYPQAEYPYHELREENARRTRQDPEFELTNTGVFDEGRYFDVQIEYAKATPDDILIRIVVSNRGPDPAEFHLLPTWWFRNTWSWGKIDGRTSVKPKLAKVAEQRLLASHETLGDMQIDADFGPAQQSPTWLFTENETNTWRIDDPSSCRPSCKDAFHLAVVDGVQGILNPQPAGTKAAAHYRCTIPPGGSVQFRLRMASTKATVAQPFGEDFEALFKQRIDEADAFAKSLVAPGLNADEERVLRQANAGLLWTKQFYHYVVKKWLAGDGKPSRQPTPRAVPRNADWGHLFNRDIISMPDKWEYPWYAAWDSAFHMIPLAKVDPFFAKEQALLFLREWYMHPNGQLPAYEWNYSDVNPPVHAWGCWRVYQMTAPPGERDRIFLERVFQKLLLNFNWWVNRKDIRGKHVFAGGFLGLDNIGIFDRSKPLPTGGHLEQADGTAWMAYYCSSMLSIAFELADGNPAYEDMASKFFEHYVSIAEAMNSLDGTGLWDETDGFYYDHLHLHGESLPLRIRSIVGLIPLLTVDVIDDRVIEKLPGFRKRMEWFLNDRPDLADFMTCMEHRAGQEGAPGLRLLAIPTRDRLSRLLRYLLDEDEFLSPFGIRSLSRHHEEHPFEYELHGEKLRVQYLPAESDSGLFGGNSNWRGPIWFPLNYLLIEALERYHQFYGDALRVECPTGSGCFMNLLEVADEIRKRLAKLFLADSTGDRPCYARGEEMLNDPHWRDLVLFYEYFHAETGRGLGASHQTGWTALIAPILATLASRRVET, encoded by the coding sequence ATGCCTGAAACAGAGTTGAATCGTTTGGAGGCGGAGTCTCGACGCGAACCCGGCGCCAACTGGAAACGCTGGGGACCCTATCTGGCCGACAGGCAGTGGGGAACGGTGCGCGAAGACTACTCGATCGAGGGCGATCCCTGGAATCATTTTACGCATCACGAGTCCCGCTGGCGGGCGTATCGCTGGGGAGAGGACGGCCTGCTCGGCATTACGGATCGGCAATGCCGGCTGTGTTTTGGACTGGCGATGTGGAACGGCGTCGATCCGATCCTCAAGGAGCGGCTGTTCGGGCTGAGCGGCCCCGAAGGCAACCACGGCGAGGACGTCAAAGAGGCTTACTACTATCTGGATGCGACGCCTACGCACTCCTATCTCAAAGCGCTCTACAAGTATCCGCAGGCCGAGTATCCCTATCATGAGCTGCGGGAAGAGAACGCCCGCCGCACGCGCCAGGATCCGGAATTTGAACTGACCAACACCGGCGTGTTTGATGAAGGACGTTACTTCGACGTTCAAATTGAGTACGCCAAGGCGACGCCTGATGACATTCTGATCCGGATTGTCGTCTCCAATCGCGGCCCTGATCCGGCGGAGTTCCATCTGCTGCCGACCTGGTGGTTTCGCAATACGTGGTCGTGGGGCAAGATCGACGGCCGCACCAGCGTCAAGCCCAAGCTGGCGAAAGTCGCAGAGCAGCGCCTGCTGGCAAGCCATGAAACCCTGGGCGATATGCAGATCGACGCCGATTTCGGCCCCGCCCAGCAATCTCCGACCTGGCTGTTTACCGAGAACGAAACCAATACCTGGCGAATCGACGATCCGTCCAGTTGCCGGCCCTCGTGCAAAGACGCCTTTCATTTGGCGGTGGTGGACGGCGTGCAAGGGATCCTGAATCCTCAGCCGGCCGGAACCAAAGCGGCCGCGCACTATCGCTGCACCATCCCGCCAGGCGGCAGCGTGCAGTTCCGCTTGCGCATGGCTTCCACCAAGGCGACCGTGGCGCAGCCGTTTGGCGAGGATTTTGAAGCCCTTTTCAAGCAGCGGATCGACGAAGCCGACGCCTTTGCAAAGTCGCTGGTGGCGCCGGGACTCAACGCCGATGAAGAGCGCGTGCTACGGCAAGCGAACGCGGGACTGTTGTGGACCAAGCAGTTCTATCATTACGTGGTGAAGAAATGGCTGGCGGGCGACGGCAAGCCGAGCAGGCAACCGACCCCCCGGGCCGTGCCGCGCAACGCCGATTGGGGGCATTTGTTCAATCGCGATATCATTTCCATGCCCGATAAGTGGGAGTACCCCTGGTACGCCGCCTGGGACTCGGCTTTCCATATGATTCCGCTGGCCAAGGTGGATCCGTTCTTCGCCAAAGAACAGGCTTTGCTCTTTTTGCGGGAATGGTACATGCACCCCAACGGGCAGTTGCCGGCCTATGAGTGGAACTACAGCGATGTGAATCCGCCGGTGCACGCCTGGGGCTGCTGGCGGGTCTATCAAATGACGGCGCCGCCTGGGGAACGCGATCGCATTTTCCTCGAGCGCGTCTTTCAAAAGCTGCTGTTGAACTTCAACTGGTGGGTGAATCGGAAGGATATCCGCGGCAAGCACGTTTTCGCCGGGGGCTTTTTAGGGCTCGACAATATCGGCATTTTTGATCGTTCCAAGCCGCTGCCGACGGGCGGACATCTGGAACAGGCCGACGGCACCGCCTGGATGGCCTACTACTGCTCCAGCATGTTGTCGATCGCATTTGAGCTGGCCGACGGCAACCCGGCTTATGAGGACATGGCGTCCAAGTTCTTTGAGCATTACGTGTCGATCGCCGAGGCGATGAACTCCCTGGACGGCACCGGACTGTGGGATGAAACGGACGGATTCTACTATGACCATTTGCATCTGCACGGAGAAAGCCTGCCGCTGAGAATCCGGTCGATTGTCGGCCTGATTCCGCTCCTGACGGTCGACGTGATCGACGACCGGGTCATTGAAAAGTTGCCCGGATTCCGCAAGCGGATGGAATGGTTCCTCAACGACCGGCCCGACCTGGCCGATTTTATGACTTGCATGGAACATCGCGCGGGGCAGGAAGGCGCCCCGGGGCTGCGTTTGCTGGCGATTCCAACGCGTGACCGGCTATCGCGACTGTTGCGATACCTGCTGGATGAAGACGAGTTCCTTTCGCCGTTTGGCATTCGCTCCCTTTCCAGGCATCATGAGGAACACCCGTTTGAGTACGAACTGCATGGGGAGAAACTGCGCGTGCAGTATCTCCCGGCCGAGTCGGATAGCGGGCTGTTCGGCGGCAACTCTAACTGGCGCGGTCCCATCTGGTTCCCGCTCAACTACCTGCTGATCGAAGCGCTGGAACGCTACCATCAATTCTATGGCGACGCGTTGCGGGTCGAATGCCCGACCGGTTCCGGCTGTTTTATGAACCTGCTGGAAGTCGCCGACGAGATCCGGAAACGCCTGGCGAAGTTGTTCCTGGCCGACTCCACCGGCGATCGTCCTTGCTATGCCCGCGGCGAAGAAATGCTCAACGATCCGCACTGGCGCGACCTGGTCCTGTTCTATGAATACTTCCACGCCGAAACAGGCCGCGGCCTGGGCGCCAGTCATCAAACCGGCTGGACCGCCCTCATCGCCCCCATCCTGGCGACTCTGGCCAGTCGCCGCGTGGAGACATAG